The sequence below is a genomic window from Fusobacterium perfoetens ATCC 29250.
AAGTTATGGCACAATATGCTATTGAAAAAGGAAATAAAAAAGCAGCTATAATAACTCAAATAGGAGATGATTATTCAACAGGATTAGGAAATTTCTTTAAAGAAGCCTTTACAAAATTAGGAGGAGAAATAGTTTATCATGGAGAATTCCAAACAAATGAACAAGATTTTAACTCAATATTAACAAATGTAAAAGCTTCAGGAGCTGAAGTAATATTTGCTCCTTCATCAATAGCTTCAGCTGGATTAATTATAAAACAAACAAGAGCTTTGGGTATTGAGGCTCAAATAATGGCTGGGGATACTTGGGAAAATATAGCAATAATAGATGTAGCTGGAGAATCAGCTGAGGGAGTTGTAATTTCTACATTCTTTGATGAACATAATACATTAGCTACAGAAGAAGCTAAAAAATTTGTCAAAGGATTTAAAGAATATTTAGGTGGACCAGATGAAATAATTCCAGCTGTAGCTTCTTTAGGATATGATGCTTATGTAGTAATATTGAATGCTATAAAACAGGCTGGAAGTACTGATGGAGAGGCTATAAGAAAGGCTTTAGTAGATATGAAAGGTGTAGAAGGAGTAACAGGAGTTTATTCATTTGATGAAAATGGAGATGCTAAAAAAGATATGGCAGTAATAAAAATAGTAAAAGATGGAAAATTCCAATATATAGATACAGTAGTAGTCAAATAAATTAAAACCCCCTCTTTTAAGAGAGGGGGTTCTTAAATATATTAGGGAGGGAAAATATGGACCTATCAACACTTGTACAACATATTATAAATGGTATTTCATTGGGAAGTCTTTATGCTCTTATAGCAATAGGATATACAATGGTATACGGAATTTTATTACTTATAAATTTTGCTCATGGAGATATTTTTATGATGGCAGGTTATTTTATGATATTTTCAGTAATAAATTTTGGTTTACCATTTTTTATAGCTATTCCTTTAGTATTAATATTAACAGTATTATTAGGGATAATATTGGAAAGAACAGCTTATAGACCTCTTAGAAATGCTCCAAGAATGTCGATAATGATATCAGCTATAGGAGCTTCTTATTTTTTAGAGAATTTAGCTACATATTTATTTACAGGAGTACCAAAAAGATATCCAGAAATTACTTGGTTAACAAAAATAGTTACTTTTGGTGATGTTTCTTTTCAAGTAGTTACAATAATAACTCCTATAGTAACAATGATTTTGTTATTTGGATTGATGACATTAGTTAATAAAACAAAGGTTGGTATGGCCATGAGAGCAGCCTCTAAAGATTATGAGGCAGCTAGATTAATGGGAATAAAAATAAATTGGATAATAGGAATAACTTTTGTAATAGGGTCATTTTTAGCAGCAATTGGTTCTATATTATGGGGAAGCAAATATCCAAGTGTTTATCCTTTAGTAGGAATGATGCCAGGATTAAAATGTTTTATAGCAGCTGTTTTTGGAGGAATAGGAAATATTCCAGGAGCTGTATTAGGAGGATTAACTTTAGGATTAGGTGAGGCTTTATTAGTGGCTTTTATACCTAGTATGACAGGATATCGTGATGCATTTGCTTTCATATTATTAATTATAATATTAATAGTTAAACCTAATGGATTATTAGGTGAAAAAGTAACTGATAAGGTGTGATATTATGGAAAAAAAATTATCAAATAAGATAAAAAATATATGTACAATAATTTTAGTTATTTTAAGTATTTTTATATTATTTCTTTTTGATAGAGAAATAATAGGAGATGCTTATTTAAGAAGAATATTAAATTTATCAGCTATCTATGCAATAATAAGTGTATCTATGAATTTAGTTAATGGATTTACAGGATTATTTTCATTGGGACAAGCTGGATTTGTGGCTATTGGGGCTTTTAGTGTGGCTGTATTTACAGTTCCAGAAAAATATATACAATCTATATTTTATATAAAACCTATGGCGCCATGGTTAGTAGAAATGAGATTACCTTTTGTAGTAGCTTTACTTATTGGAGGCTTAATAGCTGGAATTTTGGCCTTTTTAATAGGATATCCTATTCTTAGATTAAAAAGTGATTATTTAGCTATAGCTACTTTAGGATTTTCAGAAATTATAAGAATAGTACTAACAAATATGCAAACTATAACAAATGGAGCTTTGGGAATAAATAGAATACCTCCTATGAGATCTATGTTCATACCTTTTGGAATAGCTGTAATTTGTATAGGAATGATGGTTTTATTAATAAATTCAAGTTATGGAAGAGCTTTTAAGGCTATAAGAGAGGATAATATAGCAGCAGAATCTATGGGAATAAATTTAGCTTTACATAAAAATTTATCTTTTGCCATAAGTGCCTTTTTTAGTGCCATAGCTGGGGGACTTTATGCTGCTTTACTTACTACAGTAGACCCAAAACAATTTTATTTCACTTTTACATATAATTTCTTATTAATAATTGTTTTTGGTGGAATAGGAAGTGTAACAGGTTCAGTAATAGCTTCATTTGTAGTAACTTATGGTTTAGAGTGGTTACGTATATTTGATGAACCGTTGATAATCGGTGGAGTCACAATACCGTTTTTTAGAGCTGGACTTAGAATGGTAATATTTTCATTATTATTAATGATAATAGTTTTATTTTTTAGAAAAGGACTTATGGGAAATAAAGAATTTTCATGGGATGGAATATATAATTTCTTGTTAAGAATAAAAATATCTATAAAACAAAAAAGATATGATAAGATGAGAGTTTATGTAAGAAAACCCTTAAAAAATAAGGGAGGGGATAAGTAATGAGTGTACTAAGATTAAATGATATAACAATGCAATTTGGAGGAGTAGTAGCAGTAAATAACTTATCCTTAAATGTAGAAAAAGGTGAAATAGTAGCTTTAATAGGTCCAAATGGAGCTGGAAAAACAACAGCTTTTAATGTAATTACAGGAGTTTATTCTCCTACAAATGGAGAAATTTCATTTAATGATAATTGTATAATAAGTAATTTTCCTAAAGGAAATATGAAAAAAAATTATAGAGGTGAAAATTTAGGAAAATATACAAAAACTATAGAATATACTCCAGATAAAATAACAAAACTAGGAATAGCTAGAACATTTCAAAATATTAGACTTTTTAAAAATTTAACAGTATTTGAAAATGTATTAATAGCTACTCATATGAGGTCAAAAGCTAATTTAGTTTCAGCCATTTTTAGATTAAATTATAAAGAAGAAAAGAAAAATAGAGAAGAAACTTTGAAACTTTTAGAAATAGTAGGATTATTAAGTGTAAAAGATGAAATAGCCAGTTCCTTACCTTATGGAAAACAAAGAAGATTAGAAATAGCTAGAGCTCTAGCTACAAAACCAGAACTTTTATTACTTGATGAACCAGCAGCTGGAATGAATCCACAAGAAACAAATGAATTGACCAAATTTATAAAAGATATAAAAGAAAAATTTGATTTAACAGTCTTTATGATAGAACACCATATGGATTTAGTAATGGAAATATCTGATAGAATATATGTTTTAGATTTTGGAAAATTAATAGCTTCAGGAACTCCTAAAGAAATTCAAAATAATAAAAGAGTAATAGAGGCATATTTGGGGGTAGAAAATGAATAATGAATTATTAAAAATAACAAATTTAAGTGTAACTTATGGTGGGATTGAAGCTGTTAAGGATATAAGTTTTTCTGTACCAGAGGGAAAAATTGTGACTTTAATAGGAAGTAATGGAGCTGGAAAAAGTTCTACTCTTAGGTCAATTGTAGGACTGGAAAAACCCAAAACAGGAAAAATAGTTTTTGATGGATTAATATTAAATAATTTTACAACTGATGAGATAGTTGGCGAAGGTATAACATTAGTTCCAGAGGGAAGAAGAGTTTTTGATAATTTAACTGTAGAAGAAAATTTAAAAATAGGAGCTTATTTAAGAAAAGATTCTATAAAAGAGGATTTAGAATGGGTATATGGAATATTTCCTAGATTAAAAGAACGTTTATGGCAAAAAGCTGGAACTTTATCAGGTGGAGAACAACAAATGTTGGCTATAGGTAGAGCCTTAATGCTTAGACCTAAACTAATAATGATGGATGAGCCGTCTCTTGGATTAGCTCCCATTGTTGTTCAAGAAGTTTTTAAAATAATAAAAGATATAAGTAAACAAGGTGTAACTATTTTGTTGGTAGAACAAAATGCTAATCAAGCCTTAAAAGTAGCTGATATAGGTTATGTTATGGCTACAGGAAAAATAGTTATGAAAGGAAGTGGAAAAGAATTATTAGATAATGAAGAAATTAAAGAAGCTTATTTAGGAAAGAAAAAATAAAAAGATATGTATAATAGTAATAATTAAAAAGATTTAAGTTAAAAAAAGAAATAAAATGGTATAAATTAAAATATTGTATTAAAAAAAAACGATTAATACTTTAAATAAAAAAAGTGTGGAAAAATCTAAAAAAATACTAAAAATATTAGATATAAAAAATAAATAAGTTATCTTTGGTTAAATATAAAAAATATATATTGAAATAAAATTCAAAAAATAAATAAAAATCATTATAAAAATTTATGTATATATAAAACATTTAATTATAATACTTTATATATAAAAAAGAAATAAAACTAAGAGGTTGTCTTAAAAAAAACAAAAAAAGTTTAAAAAAAAACAAAAAAAAGGTTTACAAAATATAAAAAATAATGTATCATTAAGTTAAAGATGGAAAAAATAACACATCTTAAAATAAATTATGATAATTTAAGGAGGAAATTTAATTATGAAAAAATTAGCACTTTTATTAGCAGCAGTTGGAATGGTATCAGCAGTAGCTTACGCAGCACCTGAATTAAAAGTTACATCAGTAGGACAAGAAATTGAAATAGAAAACTGGTCAAATGGTCCAGATTTAGATGAAGTTAACTTATTTAATAATGTTGGATTAGCTTATGGAGATTGGACATTTGGTTTACAAGCTGGTAAACAATGGGCTATAAACTTTGATGATACTAAAGATGTAACTAGTAAAAATCATAGATTACAAATAGATGTTTGGAAAAAAGTAACTG
It includes:
- a CDS encoding ABC transporter substrate-binding protein; this translates as MKKKFLALILALGVISGILTGCGGKEEVKEDVIKIGVFEPLTGENGGGGSQEVDGIKYANKVYPEVLGKKVELVIVDNKSDKAEASVAATRLVEKEKVAAVIGSYGSGVSIAAGDIFKNAKVPAMGASCTNPMVTEGNEFYFRTCFLDPFQGKVMAQYAIEKGNKKAAIITQIGDDYSTGLGNFFKEAFTKLGGEIVYHGEFQTNEQDFNSILTNVKASGAEVIFAPSSIASAGLIIKQTRALGIEAQIMAGDTWENIAIIDVAGESAEGVVISTFFDEHNTLATEEAKKFVKGFKEYLGGPDEIIPAVASLGYDAYVVILNAIKQAGSTDGEAIRKALVDMKGVEGVTGVYSFDENGDAKKDMAVIKIVKDGKFQYIDTVVVK
- a CDS encoding branched-chain amino acid ABC transporter permease; protein product: MDLSTLVQHIINGISLGSLYALIAIGYTMVYGILLLINFAHGDIFMMAGYFMIFSVINFGLPFFIAIPLVLILTVLLGIILERTAYRPLRNAPRMSIMISAIGASYFLENLATYLFTGVPKRYPEITWLTKIVTFGDVSFQVVTIITPIVTMILLFGLMTLVNKTKVGMAMRAASKDYEAARLMGIKINWIIGITFVIGSFLAAIGSILWGSKYPSVYPLVGMMPGLKCFIAAVFGGIGNIPGAVLGGLTLGLGEALLVAFIPSMTGYRDAFAFILLIIILIVKPNGLLGEKVTDKV
- a CDS encoding branched-chain amino acid ABC transporter permease, with product MEKKLSNKIKNICTIILVILSIFILFLFDREIIGDAYLRRILNLSAIYAIISVSMNLVNGFTGLFSLGQAGFVAIGAFSVAVFTVPEKYIQSIFYIKPMAPWLVEMRLPFVVALLIGGLIAGILAFLIGYPILRLKSDYLAIATLGFSEIIRIVLTNMQTITNGALGINRIPPMRSMFIPFGIAVICIGMMVLLINSSYGRAFKAIREDNIAAESMGINLALHKNLSFAISAFFSAIAGGLYAALLTTVDPKQFYFTFTYNFLLIIVFGGIGSVTGSVIASFVVTYGLEWLRIFDEPLIIGGVTIPFFRAGLRMVIFSLLLMIIVLFFRKGLMGNKEFSWDGIYNFLLRIKISIKQKRYDKMRVYVRKPLKNKGGDK
- a CDS encoding ABC transporter ATP-binding protein, which translates into the protein MSVLRLNDITMQFGGVVAVNNLSLNVEKGEIVALIGPNGAGKTTAFNVITGVYSPTNGEISFNDNCIISNFPKGNMKKNYRGENLGKYTKTIEYTPDKITKLGIARTFQNIRLFKNLTVFENVLIATHMRSKANLVSAIFRLNYKEEKKNREETLKLLEIVGLLSVKDEIASSLPYGKQRRLEIARALATKPELLLLDEPAAGMNPQETNELTKFIKDIKEKFDLTVFMIEHHMDLVMEISDRIYVLDFGKLIASGTPKEIQNNKRVIEAYLGVENE
- a CDS encoding ABC transporter ATP-binding protein, which produces MNNELLKITNLSVTYGGIEAVKDISFSVPEGKIVTLIGSNGAGKSSTLRSIVGLEKPKTGKIVFDGLILNNFTTDEIVGEGITLVPEGRRVFDNLTVEENLKIGAYLRKDSIKEDLEWVYGIFPRLKERLWQKAGTLSGGEQQMLAIGRALMLRPKLIMMDEPSLGLAPIVVQEVFKIIKDISKQGVTILLVEQNANQALKVADIGYVMATGKIVMKGSGKELLDNEEIKEAYLGKKK